Below is a window of Archangium lipolyticum DNA.
TTCGACGCCGTCATCTCCGACATGGCCCCCAAGACGAGCGGCATCCGCACCACGGACGAGGCGCGCAGTCTGCGGCTGGCCCGCAAGGCGCTCGAGGTGTCGGTGACCCGCGGCCGTCCGGGCTCGGCCTTCGTCGCCAAGCTCTTCATGGGCGGCGAATTCGAGGAGTTCCGCGGCGAGGTGCGTGCCGCCTTCGAGGAGGTCAAACTGGTTCGCCCCGAGGCCACTCGCGGCGCCAGCATGGAGGTGTACATCGTGGGCCTGCGCCGCAGGGCTCCGGCGCCCCCCTCGGTGACGACGGGTCCGGCGGCGTCCTAGATTGGGCGGTCTCATGCGGCCCATGGACACCTTCATCATCGATGAGATCAACGAGGCCCACGGCTTCGCCCGTCTGCGCGCGGAGAGTGGCGCGGGTCTCTTCCACTGTGGGCTCTTTCCCGAGCTGCCCGGAGGGGAGCTGAGCCCCTTGCGCCTCCAGGTGGGAGATCGGGTGTCCGGTCTCCGGCGCGGGCAGACGGTCTCCCACATCCAGTGGCTCTCCCGGGCCGCGCCGCCGGAGGAGCTGGTGCGGCGGATGGAGGAGCTGTTGCGGCAGCTCGAGGCACGGGGGTTGCCGGTGGACCTGGCGCCCGAGCCGCTCGCGGACCACCAGTGGCGCGAGGGCGCGGGCAGCCCGCTGCTGAAGGCGCTGAAGCCGAAGCTCCGGCTCTTCTTCGACTGGGAGGCGGCGCACCCCTTCGAGGACGAGCGGCTGCTGGACCGGGTGGAGCAGGCCACGCAGGAGCACCTGCCCGGCTTCTCGGTGCTGCCCATCCCCGGACAGGCCCGATTCCGGGTGGAGCCCGGGTCGCTCGTCATCGTCGGCGGCGAGCCGGACTGGGACGAGCCGGTCCGGCTCTTCGGGCCGCTCGTGGAGCACATCAACCGGGAGCTCGGGAGCACCGGGGCGCGGGTGCGCTGGGTGCCCGTGCGCGACAACTGGGTGCTCGCGTCCCCCGAACTGGTGGAGCTGCTGGTGGCCAACGGCGTCCTGCAGGGGCGGGCGTTGGCCTGAGCGTCAGGTCAGGAGCGAGGCCTGGCTCGCCACGCGCTCCACGCAGGCCGCCACGTCGTTCGTCGGCGAGTTCACCACGCGCCCCACCTCCCAGGCCTCCAGGGGCTCGTCCTCGTTGGGCACCAGCAGCGGTTGCAGCACCGAGGCCTCCTGCGGCTCCGGGCGCAGCCACACGTCCCGGGCCGCGGGCGGCAGGATGACGGGCATCCGGTCGTGGATGGGGGCCATCAGCGCGTTGGGCCCGGTGGTGATGAGGGTGCAGGTGCGCAGCACCTCTCCGGTGTCCGGAGCGGTCCACTCCTCCCAGAGTCCGGCGAAGGTCATGGGCAGGCCATCCTTGCGGCGGAAGAGGTAGGGCGTCTTGGGCTTCGTGCTCTGCTTCCACTCGAACCAGCCGTCCACCAGCACCAGGCAGCGCCGGCGCTTGAGCGCGGAGCGGAAGCTGGGCTTCTCCGCCACCGTCTCGCCGCGGGCGTTGATGAGCTTGTTGCCGATGGAGGCTTCCTTCGCCCAGGAGGGGATGAGGCCCCAGCGGTAGGCGTCCAGCATCCGCTCCCCGTCGTTGATGACCACGGGCATCAGCTGGGTGGGGGCGAGGTTGTAGCGGGGGCGCTCGAGGGCGGTGCGGATGCCGGTGAGGGCGAACTCACGGGCGATCGCCAGGGCGGGGGTCTGGATGGTGACGCGGCCACACATGGCTCTCAGTATGCCCCGCCCGGGTGGGGTGCTCCACAAGCGTGACCGGGAGCCACTTCCCGGATCCCAGGCGGACGGGCTGTGCCTAGAGTGCCCACATGTCGCTACTTCCGAGCCCCCGGATGCTCGCCGCCCTCCTGGCGGCCGCCATCCTCGTCCTCTCCGTTCCAGCTGCCCGGGCCCAGCCTCCGTCCGTGCCCTCGTGGAAAGCCATCGACGCGCTGGTGGAGCAGCAGAAATTCGAGGCCGCCCTCCAGGGCGCCGAGGCCCGCCTGGCGCAGGCCCGCTCGCGGAGTGACGAGGACGAGTGGGTGCGGGCGCTCGTGCGCGTGGTGCAGCTGCGCACCGGGCTCCACGGGTACGAGACGGCGGTGCGCTTCCTCCGGGAGCAGCCCTGGCCCCAGGGGCTGCTGCCCCGCACCACGCTCGAGCTCTATTACGCGAGCGCGCTCATCACCTACGCCGAGCAGTACGGCTGGGAGGTGCGCCAGCGCGAGCAGGTGGTGTCCGGCGGGCCGGTGGATCTGAAGCGGTGGACGGCCGAGCAGATCTTCACCGAGGCCCGGCGCGCGCTCTCGGAGGCGTGGGCGGAGCGGGAGCGGCTGGGCGCGGAGAAGGTGGGGGCGCTCGCGGGCGTCCTCCAGCCGAACACCTACCCGCCGGGAATCCGGGACACGCTGCGTGACGCGGTGACGTACCTCTGGGTGGAGATGTTGGCGGACGAGAACCAGTGGCGTCCGGGGCAGACCGAGGAGCTGCACCGCCTGGACGTGGACGAGCTGCTGCGGGGCTCGCCCCGGGTGGACCTGGTGGGGCCGGCGGAGCACCCGCTGCGGAAGGTGGCCGCCGTGCTGGCGGACCTGGAGGCGTGGCACCTCGCCGCGGGCCGGCGCGAGGCGGCGCTGGAGGCGCACCTGGCACGTGGCCGGCTCCTCCACGACTCCTTCGCGGAGGAAGCGGACAAGGCCCGTGTCCGCGCTCACGTGGCCGAGCACCTGGAGGGCTACCGGAACGTGCCGTGGTGGGCCATGGGGCAGGGATGGCTGGTGGAGAGCGAGGAGTCCGCGGATCGGCCGGTGCGCGCGCACACGCTGGCGAAGGCGTGCGTGGCGGCCTATCCGAAGAGCATCGGGGGCCAGCGGTGTGCCCGGCTGGTGGCGAAGCTCGAGGCGCCGGAGTTCTCCGTGGCCAGCATGCGCGCGGATGGTGCCCGCAGGCGCTCCATCGAGGTGACGCACCGCAACCTGCCCCGGTTGCACTTCCGGGCCTATGTGCACGATCTGGAGTCGCGGCTCACCGGGGGCAACTTGTTCGAGGGGCTCCTGGATGAAGGGGAGGACTCCCTGCGCCGCCTCATCGCGCGCGAGCGGCCCGTGGCGTCCTGGAGCGAGTCGTTGCCGGAGACGCCGGACTTCCGGTCGCACCGCACCTTCGTGGTGCCGCCGCTGACGGAGCCGGGCAGCTACCTCATCGTCGCCTCGGCGCGCGAGGACTTCCAGGAGAAGGGCAACCAGGTGGTCGCGACCCTGATGACGGTGACTCCCTGGGTCTACATCACCCACAAGGATCGTCAGGGCCGGGTGGAGGTGCGGGTGATGGAGGGTGAGAGCGGCCAGCCCGCGCCGGGCGTGGAGGTGCGCCTCGTGCAGGCGGGTGATGGCAACCGGGTGGTGCGGACGCTGAAGACGGACGCCCGGGGCGAGGCCGTCCTCACCGGGCTGCCGGAGCAGAAGAGCTCCTTCGTCGTGCTGGGACGGGGCCGGCAGGTGCTGCTCGCCCTGGAGCCTTTCTACGGGTACAGGCGCCCGCGGGAGAGGGAGCGGATGGATGCGCTCGTCTTCACGGATCGCTCCGTGTACCGCCCGCTGCAGAAGGTGTCGTGGAAGGTGGTGGCCTTCAGGGGGAGCGGGGAGCAAGCGCGCTACCAGACGCTGCCGAGGCAGCGGTTGACGGTGTCGCTGGTGGACGCGAATGGCCAGGCCGTCGAGAAGCGCGAGGTGAAGACCAATGACTTCGGCTCGGCGGCGGGCGAGTTCACCCTGCCCACCGGGCGGCTGCTCGGCATGTGGCGCGTGGATGCCAGCGTGGGCGAGGACAACCTGGGCAACGCGGCGGTGCGTGTGGAGGAGTACAAGCGGCCCACCTTCGAGGTGACGCTGAAGGACCCGGACGCGGCGCTGCGCCTCAACCGTCCGGCCACCTTCCGCGGCGAGGCGCGCTACTACTTCGGGCTCCCGGTGACACGGGGCACCGTGCGCTGGAGCGTCCGGCGCGAGCCCCTCCTCCCCGTGTGGTGGCGGACGATGGGGGGGGCCCGGCCGTTCTCGTCCCGCGTCGTGGCCAGTGGCACCTCGGCGCTGGGGGAGGACGGGGGTTTCCAGCTCACCTTCACCCCGGAAGCGGATGAGCGGACCGCCGCCTCGCGCGACTTCTCCTGGCGCTACCGCGTGGAGGCGGACGTGACGGACGAGGGCGGGGAGACACGCTCGGCGAACCGTGCCTTCCGGCTCGGCCTGGTGGCGGTGGAAGGCCGCGTGGACGCGGACGAGGAGTTCTTCCGCGAGGGCGTGGCCTCCGAGGTGCGGTTGATGCGCTCCAACCTCGATGGAGCGCCGCTGCCCGGGGCGGGGCGGTGGCGGCTGGTGGCGCTGAAGCAGCCCTCGCGGCCGGTGCTGCCCGTCGAGCAGCCCCTCGTGACTCCGCCCGGGTTGTCCGTGGAGGCGGACGTCCGGGCCACCACACCGGGAGACGCACTGCGGCCCCGGTGGGGGGCGGAGGATGCTCCGGTGGAGGAGTCCTTGCGGAGCTGGGCCGAGGGCGAGGAGATGGCGCGGGGCTCGGTGGCGCACGACGCGCAGGGGCTCGCGCGGGTGAAGCTGCCCGCGGTGCCCGCTGGTGCCTACCGCGTGCACTACGAGACGGAGGATGCCTTTGGCGAGCGCTTCACCACCTCGCGCGAGGTGCTGGTGGTGGGCGGAAGTGCCCCGATCGCGCTGCCGGCGCTGCTCCGGGTCGAGCGCACCACGGTGCGGGTGGGAGAGACGGCGCGCGTGCTGGCGCTCTCCGGCTTCGAGGGCCAGCCGCTGTACCTGGAGCTCTACCAGGGAGAGCAGCTGGTGCGGCGGAGTGTGCTCACAGCGGGGAAGGACCCGGCGGTGGTGGAGCTGCCCGTCACCGAGTCCATGCGAGGAGGCTTCACGCTCGCGCTGGTGGCGGTGCGGGACTACCAGGTGCTGCGGTTCGTGCAGCCGGTGTTCGTGCCCTTCGACGACAAGGAGCTGAAATTGGAGTTCGCCACCTTCCGCGATCGCCTGCGCCCCGGCGCGAAGGAGACGTGGCGGGTGTCGGTGAAGGGACCCCAGGGGGCGAAGGTGGAAGCGGGGGCCGCCGAGCTGCTCGCGTACATGTATGACCAGTCGTTGGAGCTCTTCGCGCCGCACTCGCCTCCGGACGTGAAGAACTACTACGCGCAGCGTGCGCAGTGGGTGGACCTGAACGTCAGTCAGGGCCTGGCCCCCGGGCGGTGGCTCTTCGGCGAGGATTTCGGGCGCGTGCCGGAATGGAGCCACCCCAGGGGTGACTCGCTCGTCATGGAGGGCGGATATGGCGTGGGTGGACCGGGGCGGCGCGCCATCCCGCTGCCGCTGACGCTGAGACCCCTGCACCTGATGAGTGGGCGTGCCACCATGGAGGACTCGGGGTCCGTTGCCAGGGCGCCGAGGGTTTCCAGGCGAAGCGCCAGGGCGGATGCGGTCGTGCAGGAGGCAGCGGTAGCGGTGTCTGGAGGCGGAGTTCCTCACGAGCAGGCCGCGACGGCCTCCGCGCCCGCCGTCCCCCCGGAAGCGGTGCGCGGCAACTTCGCGGAGACGGCCTTCTGGGTGCCGCGGCTCCTCACGGGGGCGGACGGCTCGGCCGTGCTGGAGTTCACCGTGCCGGACTCGGTGACGGCGTGGAGCGTCTGGGTGCACGCGCTGACGAAGGACCTGAAGGGCGGCTCGCTGCAACGTCAGACCCGGAGCGTGAAGGAGCTGATGGTGCGCCCGTACGTGCCGCGCTTCCTGCGCGAGGGAGACAGGGCCGTGCTGGAGGTGGTGGTGAACGACGCGGGGGAGCGCGCGCTGGAGGGCTCGCTCGCGCTGGACATCATCGACCCGGAGACGAACGCGAGCCTGCTGTCCCGCTTCGGCGTGGAGACGGCGCGCCAGCCCTTCCGGGTGGAGGCGGGGAAGGGGACGACGGCGCGCTTCCCGCTGACGGTGCCGGCGGGGCTGGGGCCGGTGGCCTTCCGTGTCACCGCGCGGGCTGGGGACTTCAGTGACGGCGAGCTGCGCCCGCTGCCGGTGCTCCCCGGACGCATGCGCCTGTCGCAATCGCGCTTCGTGGCGCTGCGGGGTGGCGAGCGCAAGACGATGGAGTTCGCGGACATGCGGCGCCGGGACGACCCGAGCCTGCTCCACGAGCAGCTCGTCGTCTCGGTGGACGCGCAGCTCTTCCACGCGGTGTTGGGGGCGATGCCGTACCTGATGGAGTACCCGTACGAGTGCACGGAGCAGGTGCTCAACCGCTTCGTGTCCACGGGCATCGTGTCGAGCCTGTATGGCCGCTACCCGGAGGTGGCGAAGCTGGCGAAGTCGCTGAGCACGCGCACCACGCGCTTCGACACGTGGGATGCGATGGATCCCAACCGGAAGATGGCGCTGGAGGAGTCGCCCTGGCTTCAGGAGTCACGGGGCGGGAAGGACGAGGGCCTCCGGCTGGCGAAGGTGTTGGATCCAGAAGTGGCGAAGGCCGAGCGCGAGGCGGCACTGGTGAAGCTGCGCGAGGCGCAGACCTCGGGGGGCGGCTTCCCCTGGTGGCCGGGCGGGCCGCCGTCGCCGTACATGACGCTCTACATCCTCCACGGGCTCGCGCGCGCGGCGGATCACGGGGTGGACGTGGACCGGAACATGACGACGCGGGCCTGGCAGTACCTCGCGAGCCATTACCGCGCGGAGTACGCGGAGAAGCTGCGCAAGGAGGGCTGCTGCTGGGAGTTCCTCACCCTGCTCGGCTACGTGGCCTCGAGCTTCCCGGACGCGAGCTACACGGGCAACGCGCTCACCCCGGAGGAGCGCGCGAGGATCCTCGACTACGGCTTCGCGCACTGGAAGGAGCACTCGCCGTACCTGAAGGGCTACCTGGCGCTGACGCTGAAGCGGGCGGGGCGGGTGGAGGACGCGCGGCGCGTCTTCGCGAGCGTGATGGACTCGGCGAAGACGAGCGAGGAGCTGGGCACGTACTGGGCGCCGGAGGAGCGGAGCTGGCTCTGGTACAACGACACCACGGAGACGCATGCCTTCGCGCTGCGCACGCTGCTGGAGCTGAGCCCGGAGGACGCGCGGCGGCACGGGCTGGCGCAGTGGCTGCTGTTGGACCGGAAGCTGGGGCACTGGAAGTCCACGCGGGCCACGGCGGAGGCGGTGTACGCGCTGGTGAAGTACCTGGAGCGCGAGGGCGCCCTGGGCGTGCGCGAGGACGTGAAGGTGACGGTGGGCGGTCAGACGACGGCGTTCGCCTTCAAGCCGGCCGAGTACACGGGGAAGGGGAACCGGGTGGTGGTGCCGGGGCCGGAGGTGAAGCCGGAGACGAGCAGCTCGGTGGGGGTGGAGAAGACGGGGAAGGGGCTCGCGTTCGCCTCGGCCACCTGGCACTTCTCGACGGAGCGGCTGCCGGAGGAGGAGCGGGGTGACTTCTTCGCCGTCTCGCGCCGTTATTTCCTCCGCGAGCGGGTGGGGACGGAGGCGGTGCTGCGCCCGCTGGAGGAGGGGACGAGCGTGGGGCCGGGAGACGAGGTGGAGGTTCACCTGTCACTGCGGACGAAGCACGCGGCGGAGTACGTGCACCTGAGAGACCCGCGAGCGGCGGGGTTCGAGCCGGGGACTACCGGATCCCGGCACCGGTATGACCTTGGGATTGTCTGGTACGAGGAGCCGAGGGACTCGGGGACGAACTTCTTCTTTGAGTGGCTGCCAGCGGGCGAGTACACGTTCCGTTACCGGCTGAGGGCGAACATGGCGGGCACGTTCCGTGTGGGGCCAGCGACTGTTCAATCCCTGTACGCACCCGAGTTCACGGCATATTCGAAGGGCGCCGTACTTTCGGTGGGCCGCGAGTGACCGAGCACAGGACTTCAATGAGCACATTGCAAGAGCGAATCGAGAACGCCGAGCTGTTGGCCAAGGTCGTCCCCGTCGAGGAGGCGGTGAAGCACGTCACCGATGGCTGCACCGTCGCCATCAGCGGCTTCACCAAGTCGGGCGAGCCGAAGACCTTCTTCCCGGCGCTCGCCCGGCACTTCGCCGCGACGGCGCCCCAGTCCCGCATCACCCTGCTGAGTGGCGCTTCGCTCTCGGATGACGTGGAGGGGCCCATGGCGCCCTTCATCCGCAAGCGCGGGCCGTACATGTCCTCGGCCATCTCGCGCAAGCTCATCCACTCGGGCGAGATGGACTTCACCGACGTCCACCTCTCCGCCTTCGCGCGCAACCTGATGTACGGGTTCTATGGGGAGATCGACGTCGCCGTCGTCGAGGTGTCTCGCATCCGCGAGGACGGCAGCGTCGTCCTGTCCTCCTCGGTTGGCGTCTCCGCCGAGGCGCTCGCCCGGGCGCGCAAGGTCATCCTCGAGGTGAACACCGCGACGCCGGACTACACGGGCTTCCACGACATCGTCCTGCCCGCCGTGCACCCCAAGGTGGGCTGGCCACTGCCGCTGGTGAACGTGCGTGACCGCATCGGCACGCCCTACGTCGAGTTCGATCGCAGCAAGGTGGTGGCCGTCGTCGAGTCCCGCACGCCCGACCACCCGGTGCCCTTCAAGGCCGCGAGCGAGACGGACCGCCGCATCGCGCAGAACGTCATCGACTTCCTCATGCAGTGCCGCAAGCAGTTCGACTGGGGCAAGCGTCTTCCCCCCATCCAGTCCGGCGTGGGCAACGTGGCCAACGCCATCATCGGCGAACTCTACGCGTCCCCGTTCCAGAAGATCCGCTTCTGGACCGAGGTCTTCCAGGACGGAATGCTGCGCTACGTGGAGGATGACGCGAAGTTCGAGAACGCCTCGGCTACCGCGGTCTCCTTCTCGGCCGAGGGGCGCCGGCGCTTCATGGAGCTGTTCGAGCGTTGCCGGGACAAGCTGGTGCTGCGGCCCATGTGGCTGTCCAACAGCCCGGAGATCATCTCGCGCCTGTTCGTCATCGCGATGAACACCCCCATCGAGGTGGACATCTATGGCCACGTCAACTCCACGCACATCGACGGCTCGCGCATCGTCAACGGGCTGGGTGGCTCGGGAGACTTCTTCCGCAACGCCTACCTCAGCATCGTGCACACGCCGTCCACCCGGCGGCTGAAGGACGGGCGCACGGTGAGCTGCGTGATGCCGTACGTGCGGCACATCGACCACACGGAGCACGACATCAAGTGCGTCGTCACCGAGCACGGCTACGCGCTCAACATGGACATCCGCTCGCCCAAGCGGCGCGCGGTGGACATCATCGAGAAGTGCGCGCACCCGCACTTCCGCCCGCTGCTGCACGCCTACCTGGACATGGCGGGCGCGGGAGACGAGCCCCGGCCCACCGATATGAAGGCCCTGGAGGGCTGGTGGAAGGACTACGACGCGGCCTGCCGCTCCTTCCCCCAGAGCGGGTCTACGCCCGCCGCAGAGTGAGGACCGTGAGCTCCGCCGGAGCGCCCAGCCGCGCGGGCG
It encodes the following:
- a CDS encoding SOS response-associated peptidase, with the protein product MCGRVTIQTPALAIAREFALTGIRTALERPRYNLAPTQLMPVVINDGERMLDAYRWGLIPSWAKEASIGNKLINARGETVAEKPSFRSALKRRRCLVLVDGWFEWKQSTKPKTPYLFRRKDGLPMTFAGLWEEWTAPDTGEVLRTCTLITTGPNALMAPIHDRMPVILPPAARDVWLRPEPQEASVLQPLLVPNEDEPLEAWEVGRVVNSPTNDVAACVERVASQASLLT
- a CDS encoding alpha-2-macroglobulin family protein, whose protein sequence is MSLLPSPRMLAALLAAAILVLSVPAARAQPPSVPSWKAIDALVEQQKFEAALQGAEARLAQARSRSDEDEWVRALVRVVQLRTGLHGYETAVRFLREQPWPQGLLPRTTLELYYASALITYAEQYGWEVRQREQVVSGGPVDLKRWTAEQIFTEARRALSEAWAERERLGAEKVGALAGVLQPNTYPPGIRDTLRDAVTYLWVEMLADENQWRPGQTEELHRLDVDELLRGSPRVDLVGPAEHPLRKVAAVLADLEAWHLAAGRREAALEAHLARGRLLHDSFAEEADKARVRAHVAEHLEGYRNVPWWAMGQGWLVESEESADRPVRAHTLAKACVAAYPKSIGGQRCARLVAKLEAPEFSVASMRADGARRRSIEVTHRNLPRLHFRAYVHDLESRLTGGNLFEGLLDEGEDSLRRLIARERPVASWSESLPETPDFRSHRTFVVPPLTEPGSYLIVASAREDFQEKGNQVVATLMTVTPWVYITHKDRQGRVEVRVMEGESGQPAPGVEVRLVQAGDGNRVVRTLKTDARGEAVLTGLPEQKSSFVVLGRGRQVLLALEPFYGYRRPRERERMDALVFTDRSVYRPLQKVSWKVVAFRGSGEQARYQTLPRQRLTVSLVDANGQAVEKREVKTNDFGSAAGEFTLPTGRLLGMWRVDASVGEDNLGNAAVRVEEYKRPTFEVTLKDPDAALRLNRPATFRGEARYYFGLPVTRGTVRWSVRREPLLPVWWRTMGGARPFSSRVVASGTSALGEDGGFQLTFTPEADERTAASRDFSWRYRVEADVTDEGGETRSANRAFRLGLVAVEGRVDADEEFFREGVASEVRLMRSNLDGAPLPGAGRWRLVALKQPSRPVLPVEQPLVTPPGLSVEADVRATTPGDALRPRWGAEDAPVEESLRSWAEGEEMARGSVAHDAQGLARVKLPAVPAGAYRVHYETEDAFGERFTTSREVLVVGGSAPIALPALLRVERTTVRVGETARVLALSGFEGQPLYLELYQGEQLVRRSVLTAGKDPAVVELPVTESMRGGFTLALVAVRDYQVLRFVQPVFVPFDDKELKLEFATFRDRLRPGAKETWRVSVKGPQGAKVEAGAAELLAYMYDQSLELFAPHSPPDVKNYYAQRAQWVDLNVSQGLAPGRWLFGEDFGRVPEWSHPRGDSLVMEGGYGVGGPGRRAIPLPLTLRPLHLMSGRATMEDSGSVARAPRVSRRSARADAVVQEAAVAVSGGGVPHEQAATASAPAVPPEAVRGNFAETAFWVPRLLTGADGSAVLEFTVPDSVTAWSVWVHALTKDLKGGSLQRQTRSVKELMVRPYVPRFLREGDRAVLEVVVNDAGERALEGSLALDIIDPETNASLLSRFGVETARQPFRVEAGKGTTARFPLTVPAGLGPVAFRVTARAGDFSDGELRPLPVLPGRMRLSQSRFVALRGGERKTMEFADMRRRDDPSLLHEQLVVSVDAQLFHAVLGAMPYLMEYPYECTEQVLNRFVSTGIVSSLYGRYPEVAKLAKSLSTRTTRFDTWDAMDPNRKMALEESPWLQESRGGKDEGLRLAKVLDPEVAKAEREAALVKLREAQTSGGGFPWWPGGPPSPYMTLYILHGLARAADHGVDVDRNMTTRAWQYLASHYRAEYAEKLRKEGCCWEFLTLLGYVASSFPDASYTGNALTPEERARILDYGFAHWKEHSPYLKGYLALTLKRAGRVEDARRVFASVMDSAKTSEELGTYWAPEERSWLWYNDTTETHAFALRTLLELSPEDARRHGLAQWLLLDRKLGHWKSTRATAEAVYALVKYLEREGALGVREDVKVTVGGQTTAFAFKPAEYTGKGNRVVVPGPEVKPETSSSVGVEKTGKGLAFASATWHFSTERLPEEERGDFFAVSRRYFLRERVGTEAVLRPLEEGTSVGPGDEVEVHLSLRTKHAAEYVHLRDPRAAGFEPGTTGSRHRYDLGIVWYEEPRDSGTNFFFEWLPAGEYTFRYRLRANMAGTFRVGPATVQSLYAPEFTAYSKGAVLSVGRE
- a CDS encoding acetyl-CoA hydrolase/transferase C-terminal domain-containing protein, with the translated sequence MSTLQERIENAELLAKVVPVEEAVKHVTDGCTVAISGFTKSGEPKTFFPALARHFAATAPQSRITLLSGASLSDDVEGPMAPFIRKRGPYMSSAISRKLIHSGEMDFTDVHLSAFARNLMYGFYGEIDVAVVEVSRIREDGSVVLSSSVGVSAEALARARKVILEVNTATPDYTGFHDIVLPAVHPKVGWPLPLVNVRDRIGTPYVEFDRSKVVAVVESRTPDHPVPFKAASETDRRIAQNVIDFLMQCRKQFDWGKRLPPIQSGVGNVANAIIGELYASPFQKIRFWTEVFQDGMLRYVEDDAKFENASATAVSFSAEGRRRFMELFERCRDKLVLRPMWLSNSPEIISRLFVIAMNTPIEVDIYGHVNSTHIDGSRIVNGLGGSGDFFRNAYLSIVHTPSTRRLKDGRTVSCVMPYVRHIDHTEHDIKCVVTEHGYALNMDIRSPKRRAVDIIEKCAHPHFRPLLHAYLDMAGAGDEPRPTDMKALEGWWKDYDAACRSFPQSGSTPAAE